Part of the Stigmatopora argus isolate UIUO_Sarg chromosome 3, RoL_Sarg_1.0, whole genome shotgun sequence genome, tatcctcacaagattcACGGGGGtacgggagcctatcccagctaactatgggcaccaggcggggaacaccctgtatcggtggccaggctGATTGCCAGGGTACAACTAGACTAACAACTatccatgctcacactcatacctagaggcaattcagagttttcaactagcctaccctgcaagtttttgggatctgggtgaaaaccggagtacccggagaaaccccacgcaagtGGGGGACAACATGCGACCTTCACACAGTGAGGCCCGACCTGGGAtgaaaccctcaaccccagaaccgtCAACAAACAACCCATTTAACTTCAAAATGAATCACAATAACCTAATGAAAAACAAGAGGTGctcatcatttattcatcttccataccacttatcctcacaagagtcacggggggttctggaggctatcccagccaaccacagggAGCAGgtggggtcaccctgaattggttgctagccaattgcaggtcaCAATGAAACAGACCACCACTCACGCTCAGATTAATGCcgtcactgagtgggaatcaaacccagactgcccgcaccaaagtcaggcggaagacaTACTTCCCCATCTGGTGGCTGGTGGTCACAATTAGCAACAGAATTAAGAAAAATCTAAACTATTCTCTTCCCACAGATCTTCCTAATGACTTATATCTCCCAGAGCGTCAATCTCAACTTGACCGACATCTTCAATTGCACGGTCATGACACCTGAGCAACGCATCTTGCTGGGGGCCGATTGGGTGTGGGCCGTGCTGGAGAAGCCCACAAAAAATCCTCGTGTTCAGATCGCCGTACAGGTGATTCACCTGTCCGACAAGGAGGGCGGTGAAGATTATGTTGCTCCCCAGGAGACGTGCAGTGAAACTGTCCAAATGGCCCAGAGGGAGACCAGTGACAAAAACATTTACGAGAGGATGGTGGACTTTTGCACCTCCGTTGGCAAGGACTGCTATGCACTCTTTTTGTTCTTAGGTAGGAAAAACGACAAGAGCAATATCTACGGCGTTCTCAGCAACAACTTTGAAGTGGCTGTTGGGAAATGCCACAGGATCGACCGGGCTCTCCTTGAGAATTTCTTCAAGGGGTCTCGGTACCTGCACACACCATCTGGAATGATGCAGGCCGTCATCTCCAAGAACGAGGGAGACCCTCTCACTCTCATGATTAAATTTAGCTGAgctacaaatgattaaaattctACTGTATTCTCAGTGGAATCCTTAGAAAATACAACATTGGGTCCTAGGTTGTGAGGAGACATTGTGTTCTCTAGTACTTATCGGCTAAATCCGTTCCAGTTGCAATACAAATGCATGCAAATTTAACCCTAAAAATTCTACATTTTCTAATGACTAATCATTACAAACGATAAGTTGAATCGATTGTTTTAATGGCGTTGGCCCATAGTGTGGATGCGAAGTACTACAAGTTTAGACTGAATCTACATCATCTACAATAGTTGCAGCCGCTAATCCccaaacacaaaacacacaggGGCCGTactgggtacacggtcgattggtcgccggtcttttggtcaccggtcttttggtcaccggtcttttggtcgcggtctttaggtcgcccggaagtttggtcgtcgtcttttgggtcgccggtcttttttgtcgccggtcttttggtcgcctggtcGGCTGCTGCCCTCTACTGTCagtttattaaatagcagatggtgtttttattgaagcagtctaatgaaccttcattctctctgggagaacttgcaatgttgaaatactttagattagatggtcatttttatcaaagttagacagtatttagatcgtttcaacagtatttagactctaaatactgttgaaacgatctaaat contains:
- the rep15 gene encoding rab15 effector protein codes for the protein MGENMSKPSIQPFEDLALFTSFKPYSPTVTNNNTPPRPSIFSTLRRPPASKPNDFIPLFSDCITAASSRTQEYLLFKDPEDKFHPSSEALTQIFLMTYISQSVNLNLTDIFNCTVMTPEQRILLGADWVWAVLEKPTKNPRVQIAVQVIHLSDKEGGEDYVAPQETCSETVQMAQRETSDKNIYERMVDFCTSVGKDCYALFLFLGRKNDKSNIYGVLSNNFEVAVGKCHRIDRALLENFFKGSRYLHTPSGMMQAVISKNEGDPLTLMIKFS